The sequence below is a genomic window from Shinella zoogloeoides.
TTGCGCTGAGCAAGCAAGGCAAGCGCTTCGTCGTCCGGTTCCGGCGTCATGTTGGTGAAGAGCGTCACATTGCCCCAATCGGCGACAACCGCCGCGAACCGGGCGGCGTCCGCCGTGCGGGCCAGCACGCCGACTTCTCCGCCGCCGACCTCGTAGCCGTGGCAATAGGGGCAATGCAGCACCGTCTTGCCCCAGCGCTCCGCAAGGCCGGGTATGGCCGGCAACCGGTCCTCGAAACCGGTGGCAAGCAGCACGCGCCTTGCATCGAGACGCCCGCCATCACCGGTGATGACGGAGAAGGCATCCTTCTCGCCCTCGAGCCGCTCGGCCGGCGCGTCGCGGAAGGTGACGGTCCCGTAGGCGGCGAGCTGACGGCGGGCGTCCGCGAGGATGTCGCCGCCCGGTCGGCCGTCCTGCGCGAGGAAACCGTGCGAATGCGCGGCGAAGCGGTTGCGTGGTTCGCCGGTGTCGAGGATGGTGATGCGGCGGCGGGCGCGGGCAAGCTGCATGGCTGCGGAAAGGCCGGCAAAGCCTCCGCCGATGATGATGGCATCTTCGGTCATGGTTCATCCTTTCTGGTGGGCATGAGGCATCGTTCGCCCGGCGGCTGCCGGTCGTTCGATGCAGATGTTGGCGTGACTGCCGCTAGCCGGTTTCGGGCCGGCAGCTTTTGGCAGCGGCGCGGAAATCGACCGCAAGGTCCGCCAGCGTGGTGCTGGCAAAGCGCGCCATCAGGATCGCTTCCGCATCCTTCAGCGCGTCGCCGATCACCCGGTTGACGGATTTCTCGACCACGCAGCCCGGCATTTCCGTGGCCGGGCCGATCTGGAAGAGGATCGGCTCCCCGAGCGCGTTGTAGATGTCGAGCAGCGAAATCTCGGCGAGCGGCTTGGCGAAATGC
It includes:
- a CDS encoding NAD(P)/FAD-dependent oxidoreductase codes for the protein MTEDAIIIGGGFAGLSAAMQLARARRRITILDTGEPRNRFAAHSHGFLAQDGRPGGDILADARRQLAAYGTVTFRDAPAERLEGEKDAFSVITGDGGRLDARRVLLATGFEDRLPAIPGLAERWGKTVLHCPYCHGYEVGGGEVGVLARTADAARFAAVVADWGNVTLFTNMTPEPDDEALALLAQRNVKLRPGRVTAIADGPDGMLSVETGPGIPTLIKALFVMPEARVRSTIPADRGLELKETPVGTILHTDDTGQTSLPGLYAAGDIALGAANISLASANGVKTGVFLHHSLIWPSH
- a CDS encoding Rrf2 family transcriptional regulator; amino-acid sequence: MKRNSRLSAVLHALMHMAEREEPMTSDDLALCLDTNAVVVRRTMAGLREAGIVQSGRGHGGGWHFAKPLAEISLLDIYNALGEPILFQIGPATEMPGCVVEKSVNRVIGDALKDAEAILMARFASTTLADLAVDFRAAAKSCRPETG